The following proteins come from a genomic window of Gimesia chilikensis:
- a CDS encoding citrate synthase — MSADTEKTSSEAVKGLKGIIAADSSICLVNGTEGKLLYRGYNIDDLAENATFEEVSFLLLNGELPNESQLADYQNELKKHRSIPAELIDTLKNLPESAPPMALLRSLTSLAGVYDPDAEEESYEKRLEISIKLISQIPTMVAAIHRIRKGLEPVEPDSSLCHAGNFMYMLNGEKPSEDATRAMDLILTLHAEHGLNASTFTSRVIIATLPDIYSAITGAIGALKGKLHGGANTEVLKTLFEIGSIENITPYIKNVRENKGKFMGFGHAVYQVEDPRAKHLKELSRRLGEETGEPKWYEMSIEMEKQVYAEIKRNCNVDFYSASLQHYMGIPGDLFTCIFASSRIAGWCAHILEQLDGNKIIRPKANYIGYEERSYVPVSQR, encoded by the coding sequence ATGAGTGCAGACACAGAGAAAACATCAAGCGAAGCTGTCAAGGGTCTCAAAGGAATCATTGCAGCCGACAGTTCCATCTGTTTAGTCAACGGTACTGAAGGGAAGCTGCTGTATCGTGGTTACAACATCGATGACCTGGCGGAAAACGCAACCTTCGAGGAAGTTTCATTCCTGCTGCTGAATGGCGAACTTCCTAACGAATCTCAACTGGCAGACTACCAGAACGAGTTGAAGAAACATCGCAGCATCCCCGCAGAACTGATCGACACCCTGAAGAACTTGCCAGAGTCAGCACCACCAATGGCGCTGCTGCGGTCACTGACCTCTCTGGCTGGTGTTTACGATCCGGATGCTGAAGAAGAGTCTTACGAAAAGCGGCTGGAGATCTCGATCAAACTGATCTCTCAAATCCCCACAATGGTTGCCGCCATCCATCGGATTCGTAAAGGCCTGGAGCCTGTGGAACCCGATTCCAGTCTGTGCCACGCAGGCAACTTCATGTACATGCTCAACGGCGAAAAGCCGAGCGAAGACGCGACCCGTGCCATGGACCTGATTCTCACCCTGCACGCAGAACACGGTTTAAACGCCAGTACGTTCACCAGCCGGGTGATCATCGCCACACTGCCCGATATTTACTCCGCAATCACCGGAGCCATCGGTGCCCTGAAAGGGAAACTGCACGGCGGTGCCAACACCGAAGTTCTCAAGACCCTGTTCGAAATCGGATCAATCGAGAACATCACTCCCTACATCAAAAATGTTCGGGAAAACAAAGGAAAATTCATGGGCTTTGGCCACGCGGTTTACCAGGTGGAAGACCCGCGTGCCAAGCACCTCAAAGAATTGTCCCGTCGACTGGGAGAAGAGACCGGCGAACCCAAGTGGTACGAAATGTCGATCGAAATGGAAAAGCAGGTCTACGCGGAAATCAAGCGGAACTGCAACGTCGACTTCTACTCGGCCAGCCTGCAGCACTACATGGGCATCCCCGGCGATCTCTTCACCTGTATCTTCGCATCCAGCCGGATCGCGGGATGGTGTGCTCATATTCTGGAACAGTTGGATGGCAACAAAATCATCCGCCCCAAGGCGAACTACATCGGCTACGAAGAACGTTCTTACGTTCCGGTCAGCCAGCGTTAA
- a CDS encoding right-handed parallel beta-helix repeat-containing protein, with protein sequence MPNASRSIRFQIRFLCLLLILSGWHITAECGVIYVDNRAGNNSFNGIALKTTNGKNGPVKTIQRALEYAGPGDKIILINNDLPYEEALTLSGKRHSGLGKEKFTILGNGATISGAIPVPQNGWRKLDDGLWKVTPYRKGYFNLYLDGKPVPEFKPSSGEALQLSEIPAGKWAVHHGSIFYREQKNQQPWMESFSLAGKSVGLSLIDVSGVQISDVTFENFRVDGINVHDRCKEIVLDKVTCTGNGRCGLSVNGTSQVEVIDSKLIDNRVEDLLITEQGVANVKQTQLGKEIEVKP encoded by the coding sequence ATGCCAAATGCCAGCCGAAGTATCCGATTTCAGATCCGGTTCCTGTGCCTGCTGTTGATCCTGTCTGGCTGGCATATCACAGCAGAATGCGGCGTGATCTACGTCGACAATCGCGCGGGCAATAATTCCTTTAACGGCATCGCCCTCAAAACGACCAATGGCAAGAATGGCCCTGTCAAAACAATCCAGCGGGCCCTCGAGTATGCCGGCCCGGGAGACAAGATCATTCTGATCAACAACGATCTGCCTTACGAGGAAGCACTAACGCTCTCCGGCAAACGGCATAGCGGGCTGGGTAAGGAAAAATTCACGATCCTCGGAAATGGCGCGACCATCAGCGGAGCCATCCCGGTCCCTCAAAATGGCTGGCGCAAGCTGGACGACGGACTCTGGAAAGTCACTCCCTATCGCAAAGGTTATTTCAACCTGTACCTGGACGGGAAACCCGTACCGGAATTTAAACCATCCTCGGGCGAAGCCCTGCAGCTCTCCGAAATTCCTGCAGGAAAATGGGCGGTGCACCATGGATCCATCTTCTATCGCGAACAGAAAAACCAGCAGCCCTGGATGGAATCCTTCTCACTGGCCGGGAAGTCAGTCGGACTCTCGCTGATTGATGTTTCGGGAGTACAGATTTCAGACGTGACGTTTGAAAATTTCCGCGTGGACGGCATCAATGTCCACGATCGCTGCAAAGAGATCGTGCTGGATAAAGTCACCTGCACCGGAAACGGTCGCTGTGGGCTGTCCGTCAATGGGACCAGCCAGGTCGAAGTCATCGATTCCAAACTGATCGACAACCGCGTAGAAGACCTGCTCATCACCGAACAGGGTGTGGCCAATGTGAAGCAGACACAACTGGGCAAAGAAATAGAAGTGAAACCATAA